From Kryptolebias marmoratus isolate JLee-2015 linkage group LG15, ASM164957v2, whole genome shotgun sequence, a single genomic window includes:
- the cers3a gene encoding ceramide synthase 2 isoform X2, whose amino-acid sequence MTVNIWWIATPLAVLAGIKRRVHLKAEDNPSLELFYTTQSKNPAQIDIDGLSKKSSLSVRQVERWFRKRRGQDQPGVLKKFREASWRFGFYLSAFIGGIVALHDKQWLQDIREVWTDYPQQSMLESQYWYYILEMSFYGCLLFSVAFDVKRKDFKEQIIHHLATLVLLSFSWCANFIRIGTLVMLIHDASDVLLESAKLFNYARWEKTSKTIFVLFAIVFMVTRLIIFPFWLIHCTWVYPVFYYPPFFGYYFFNVMLVVLLLLHMFWAYLIIRMIKKFMFGKLTKDERSDNDEEEEQETSHTEEEVAHQYKSFNELTADTKNDKNGCLGLSPAGRSQLQ is encoded by the exons GTGGATCGCAACGCCCCTCGCAGTCCTCGCTGGAATCAAACGGCGAGTCCATCTGAAAGCAGAAGACAACCCTTCCCTGGAACTCTTCTATACCACTCAGAGCAAAAATCCTGCTCAG ATTGACATTGATGGGTTGTCTAAGAAAAGCAGTTTGTCAGTGAGACAAGTTGAACGCTGGTTCAGAAAAAGACGAGGACAGGACCAGCCCGGAGTTCTGAAGAAGTTCAGAGAGGCAAG TTGGAGGTTTGGCTTCTATCTGTCTGCTTTTATTGGAGGAATTGTAGCCCTTCATGAT aaacagtgGCTTCAGGACATAAGAGAAGTATGGACAGATTATCCACAACAG TCCATGCTGGAGTCTCAGTACTGGTATTATATCCTGGAGATGAGCTTCTATGGCTGCCTTCTCTTCAGTGTTGCCTTTGATGTAAAGAGAAAG GACTTCAAGGAGCAAATCATCCATCATTTGGCTACCCTGGTCCTCCTATCATTTTCCTGGTGTGCCAATTTCATTCGAATCGGAACTCTGGTCATGCTCATCCATGATGCCTCTGATGTTTTATTGGAG tctgccAAATTATTCAACTATGCCAGATGGGAGAAAACCagcaaaactatttttgttttgtttgccatAGTGTTTATGGTAACACGGCTCATCATCTTTCCATTTTG gtTAATTCACTGCACCTGGGTTTACCCAGTCTTCTACTACCCACCCTTCTTTGGGTATTACTTCTTCAATGTGATGCTTGTGGTTCTGCTCTTGCTTCACATGTTCTGGGCCTACCTTATTATCCGCATGATAAAGAAGTTTATGTTTGGCAAA CTGACAAAAGATGAGAGAAGTGACAAtgatgaggaagaagagcaaGAAACCAGCCACACAGAGGAAGAAGTCGCCCATCagtacaagtcatttaatgaacTGACAGCTGACACAAAGAATGACAAGAATGGCTGCCTGGGATTGTCTCCAGCAGGAAGGAGTCAGCTTCAGTAG
- the cers3a gene encoding ceramide synthase 2 isoform X1 has translation MFDTVYEWFWWDKLWLPSELSWSDLEDKEGRIYAKPSHLYITVPYAFVFLLIRYLFERWIATPLAVLAGIKRRVHLKAEDNPSLELFYTTQSKNPAQIDIDGLSKKSSLSVRQVERWFRKRRGQDQPGVLKKFREASWRFGFYLSAFIGGIVALHDKQWLQDIREVWTDYPQQSMLESQYWYYILEMSFYGCLLFSVAFDVKRKDFKEQIIHHLATLVLLSFSWCANFIRIGTLVMLIHDASDVLLESAKLFNYARWEKTSKTIFVLFAIVFMVTRLIIFPFWLIHCTWVYPVFYYPPFFGYYFFNVMLVVLLLLHMFWAYLIIRMIKKFMFGKLTKDERSDNDEEEEQETSHTEEEVAHQYKSFNELTADTKNDKNGCLGLSPAGRSQLQ, from the exons ATGTTTGACACAGTCTACGAGTGGTTCTGGTGGGACAAACTCTGGCTGCCTTCAGAGCTCTCATGGTCTGACCTGGAAGACAAGGAGGGTCGAATCTATGCCAAACCTTCACATCTTTACATCACAGTTCCCTACGCCTTTGTCTTTTTACTCATACGATACCTGTTTGAAAG GTGGATCGCAACGCCCCTCGCAGTCCTCGCTGGAATCAAACGGCGAGTCCATCTGAAAGCAGAAGACAACCCTTCCCTGGAACTCTTCTATACCACTCAGAGCAAAAATCCTGCTCAG ATTGACATTGATGGGTTGTCTAAGAAAAGCAGTTTGTCAGTGAGACAAGTTGAACGCTGGTTCAGAAAAAGACGAGGACAGGACCAGCCCGGAGTTCTGAAGAAGTTCAGAGAGGCAAG TTGGAGGTTTGGCTTCTATCTGTCTGCTTTTATTGGAGGAATTGTAGCCCTTCATGAT aaacagtgGCTTCAGGACATAAGAGAAGTATGGACAGATTATCCACAACAG TCCATGCTGGAGTCTCAGTACTGGTATTATATCCTGGAGATGAGCTTCTATGGCTGCCTTCTCTTCAGTGTTGCCTTTGATGTAAAGAGAAAG GACTTCAAGGAGCAAATCATCCATCATTTGGCTACCCTGGTCCTCCTATCATTTTCCTGGTGTGCCAATTTCATTCGAATCGGAACTCTGGTCATGCTCATCCATGATGCCTCTGATGTTTTATTGGAG tctgccAAATTATTCAACTATGCCAGATGGGAGAAAACCagcaaaactatttttgttttgtttgccatAGTGTTTATGGTAACACGGCTCATCATCTTTCCATTTTG gtTAATTCACTGCACCTGGGTTTACCCAGTCTTCTACTACCCACCCTTCTTTGGGTATTACTTCTTCAATGTGATGCTTGTGGTTCTGCTCTTGCTTCACATGTTCTGGGCCTACCTTATTATCCGCATGATAAAGAAGTTTATGTTTGGCAAA CTGACAAAAGATGAGAGAAGTGACAAtgatgaggaagaagagcaaGAAACCAGCCACACAGAGGAAGAAGTCGCCCATCagtacaagtcatttaatgaacTGACAGCTGACACAAAGAATGACAAGAATGGCTGCCTGGGATTGTCTCCAGCAGGAAGGAGTCAGCTTCAGTAG